A window from Herbaspirillum sp. meg3 encodes these proteins:
- the hutH gene encoding histidine ammonia-lyase — translation MTTITIDGFNLNAEQVVSVARAKNGTYAKVALADSSRAALKQSRDFIESTWMHDEAPMMYSFNTGVGLLKDTRIKVEHIELFQTQLIKAHSAGIGEPFSEEVSRATMLLRANAFASNYSAPRVEVVDRLLAFINAGIHPIMPQKGSVGASGDLAPLAYLAAAIVGFDEAEVMYQGKRMSAPEAITKADIGPVKFDLKAKDASALINGCTASLAVAVLAAHDSRNLLTDACVSLGLTLEAMRAEMSAFDPRIQQARPHAGQIKTAAVVRTLLKGSTRTTHEARSVQLPDELRRTDIPYSSRIQDVYSLRCAPQVYGPVFDALDYIDTIVDKEINSATDNPLIFDKEGGGFEIISGGNFHGQYLAQAMDLLAMTITDLGSICERRIARLIDPTLSWGLPRNLMSGVRGVNTGYPVVQCSMSSLVMENRTLSMPGSVDSIPSKGNSEDHVSNSTWCARKAATVVANTQYIVGVEMLLAAQGLTMTEELLKDFVLGEGTQAAYEEIRKQIPACLDGDRWFHNDIQVAHSFITSGSVREAVVGRIGKFV, via the coding sequence ATGACCACCATTACCATCGACGGTTTCAACCTCAACGCGGAGCAAGTTGTCAGCGTTGCACGCGCAAAGAACGGCACCTATGCCAAAGTCGCCTTGGCGGATTCCTCCCGCGCCGCGCTGAAGCAAAGCCGCGACTTCATCGAATCCACCTGGATGCACGATGAAGCGCCCATGATGTACAGTTTCAACACCGGTGTCGGCTTGCTCAAAGACACCCGCATCAAGGTTGAACATATCGAGCTGTTTCAGACCCAACTGATCAAGGCCCACAGCGCCGGCATCGGCGAGCCGTTCTCGGAAGAAGTCAGCCGCGCCACCATGCTGTTGCGCGCCAATGCCTTTGCCAGCAATTACTCCGCGCCGCGCGTGGAAGTGGTCGATCGCCTGCTGGCCTTCATCAATGCCGGTATTCACCCCATCATGCCGCAGAAAGGTTCCGTCGGCGCTTCCGGCGATCTGGCGCCGTTAGCCTATCTGGCTGCAGCCATCGTCGGTTTCGACGAAGCCGAAGTGATGTACCAGGGCAAGCGCATGAGCGCGCCGGAAGCGATCACCAAGGCCGACATCGGCCCGGTCAAGTTTGATCTCAAAGCCAAGGATGCTTCCGCGCTGATCAATGGTTGCACCGCGTCGCTGGCCGTGGCCGTGCTGGCGGCACACGATTCGCGCAACCTGCTGACCGACGCCTGCGTATCGCTGGGCCTGACGCTGGAAGCCATGCGTGCAGAGATGTCCGCCTTCGATCCACGCATCCAGCAAGCGCGTCCGCACGCCGGTCAGATCAAGACAGCGGCGGTTGTCCGCACCTTGCTCAAAGGCTCCACCCGCACGACGCACGAAGCGCGTTCGGTGCAATTGCCGGATGAACTGCGTCGTACCGATATTCCGTATTCGTCGCGCATCCAGGACGTCTACTCGCTGCGCTGCGCACCGCAAGTCTACGGCCCGGTGTTCGATGCGCTGGACTACATTGACACCATCGTCGACAAGGAAATCAATTCCGCCACCGACAACCCCCTGATCTTTGACAAGGAAGGCGGCGGTTTTGAAATCATCTCCGGCGGTAACTTCCACGGCCAGTATCTGGCGCAGGCGATGGACTTGCTCGCCATGACCATCACTGATCTGGGCAGCATCTGCGAGCGCCGCATTGCACGTCTGATCGACCCGACCCTGTCATGGGGCTTGCCGCGCAACCTGATGAGCGGCGTGCGTGGCGTCAACACCGGCTATCCGGTGGTGCAGTGCTCGATGAGTTCTCTCGTGATGGAAAACCGCACGCTGTCCATGCCGGGCAGCGTCGACAGCATCCCGTCCAAGGGCAACAGCGAAGATCACGTCTCCAACTCGACCTGGTGCGCGCGCAAGGCCGCCACTGTTGTCGCCAACACGCAATACATCGTCGGCGTGGAGATGCTATTGGCGGCACAGGGGTTGACCATGACGGAAGAACTGCTCAAGGATTTCGTGCTGGGCGAGGGCACGCAGGCGGCGTATGAAGAGATCCGCAAGCAGATACCGGCATGTCTGGACGGCGATCGCTGGTTCCACAACGATATTCAGGTGGCGCATTCCTTTATCACCAGTGGATCGGTGCGCGAGGCTGTGGTTGGCCGTATCGGCAAGTTTGTTTGA
- a CDS encoding methyl-accepting chemotaxis protein — protein sequence MFSSIRTRILFFSIALLIASLGLVGAVSYVIVKTDNDLAIDQSSRSIADGYASAINEWVAAKASMAAAAADGVLQADPVFVIKQLQKSGGFYVTTFGKEDKTAFTSAAEGLPPGYDPTGRSWYQQSVKAGKAVVTKPYTDVVTKKPMVSFTAQVKKDGVLQGVVAAAVFLDGVSNVVKAVHPTPASFAFLVDRDGMMLAHPDAQWINKPVKDWNPELTAERLNAFAGDDAKKEIVLNGAAKLVQAIPVKDTEWTLLVAIDKADVNAGMRHATQSSLIAIVLVAALAALILGIITQAVFKRLSQVRNAMDSIGSGDGDLTMRLPEDGKDEVSQIARSFNVFVQKITTILQEIRRTSDAVKVSSSEIASGNLDLSGRTEQQAGALEETASAMEELTSTVKQNSDNARQANELALAASAIAAEGGAVVGNVVATMEAINQSSRQIVDIIGVIDGIAFQTNILALNAAVEAARAGEQGRGFAVVASEVRSLAQRSAQAAKEIKVLIDSSVSKVTDGGHLVEKAGQTMVEIVTSVKNVSAIVSEIANASSEQSTGIEEINRAITHMDEGTQQNAALVEQAAAAAQSLQDQATRLAAIVGGFKM from the coding sequence ATGTTTAGCTCAATCAGAACACGTATTCTGTTCTTCAGTATTGCCTTGCTCATTGCGAGTCTGGGGTTGGTCGGTGCAGTGTCGTACGTGATTGTCAAAACGGATAACGACCTCGCCATCGATCAGAGTTCGCGTTCCATCGCCGATGGCTATGCCTCGGCGATCAATGAGTGGGTGGCGGCCAAGGCCAGCATGGCGGCTGCGGCGGCTGATGGGGTATTGCAGGCGGATCCGGTATTCGTCATCAAGCAGTTGCAGAAGAGCGGCGGTTTTTACGTCACCACTTTCGGTAAGGAAGACAAGACCGCTTTTACGTCGGCGGCTGAGGGACTGCCACCTGGTTACGATCCGACCGGGAGGTCGTGGTATCAGCAGTCGGTCAAGGCCGGCAAGGCGGTGGTGACCAAGCCTTACACCGACGTCGTCACCAAGAAGCCGATGGTGTCTTTCACTGCGCAGGTAAAGAAGGATGGCGTCTTGCAGGGTGTGGTGGCGGCAGCGGTATTTCTTGACGGCGTCAGCAATGTGGTGAAAGCGGTGCATCCGACGCCGGCCAGTTTCGCCTTCCTGGTTGATCGCGACGGCATGATGCTGGCGCATCCCGACGCCCAGTGGATCAACAAGCCGGTCAAGGATTGGAATCCGGAGTTGACGGCTGAGCGTCTCAATGCTTTTGCGGGTGATGACGCCAAAAAAGAGATCGTGCTCAACGGTGCCGCCAAGCTGGTGCAGGCAATCCCTGTGAAGGACACCGAATGGACCTTGCTGGTGGCAATCGACAAGGCAGACGTCAATGCCGGTATGCGTCACGCAACGCAGTCGTCGCTGATTGCCATCGTGCTGGTCGCGGCATTGGCGGCGCTGATCCTTGGCATAATTACTCAAGCCGTATTCAAACGCCTGTCGCAGGTGCGCAATGCCATGGACAGCATCGGCTCCGGTGATGGCGACCTGACCATGCGCCTGCCGGAAGACGGTAAGGATGAAGTCAGCCAGATCGCACGATCATTCAACGTATTTGTACAAAAGATCACGACGATCCTGCAGGAGATCCGGCGCACCAGCGATGCCGTCAAAGTATCGTCGTCCGAGATCGCCAGCGGCAATCTCGATCTTTCAGGCCGTACTGAGCAGCAAGCCGGTGCGTTGGAGGAGACGGCTTCCGCGATGGAGGAGTTGACGTCCACCGTCAAGCAGAATTCGGACAATGCGCGTCAAGCCAACGAACTGGCGTTGGCGGCGTCGGCTATTGCTGCGGAGGGCGGCGCAGTGGTCGGCAATGTTGTCGCGACCATGGAAGCGATCAACCAATCATCGCGCCAGATTGTCGATATTATCGGCGTGATTGACGGCATCGCCTTCCAGACCAATATCCTCGCTTTGAATGCAGCCGTTGAAGCGGCGCGTGCCGGTGAGCAAGGTCGTGGCTTCGCTGTGGTCGCCAGTGAAGTGCGCAGCCTTGCGCAACGTAGCGCACAGGCTGCCAAAGAGATCAAGGTGTTGATCGATTCATCCGTGTCGAAGGTGACTGACGGCGGCCATCTGGTCGAAAAGGCAGGGCAGACGATGGTCGAGATCGTGACCAGCGTCAAGAATGTCAGCGCCATCGTCAGCGAGATCGCTAACGCCAGTTCCGAGCAAAGTACCGGCATTGAAGAAATCAATCGCGCCATCACCCATATGGACGAGGGCACGCAACAGAACGCTGCATTGGTGGAGCAGGCCGCTGCAGCGGCGCAATCCTTGCAGGATCAGGCTACGCGTTTGGCGGCCATCGTGGGCGGTTTCAAAATGTAG
- a CDS encoding DUF4865 family protein, translating into MLSKQYSHRLPIDYDLDIIRRRAAARGKLWDDTKGLVFKAFVLQEANKNGAAGNLYASVYLWNDAAEAADFVSGDRFRNVIRSFGRPSVELWLPLDARSGPAQQAKSLYRENIPFKDSANVAALRAEECERNRQLAHLPDTVAVVTAVDLSTWHLVRLHLSSQEIDATHPGDAYEVLYLARPELSGLDAAD; encoded by the coding sequence ATGCTGTCGAAACAATATTCACACCGGTTACCGATCGACTACGATCTCGATATCATTCGCCGCCGTGCAGCCGCGCGAGGCAAGTTATGGGACGACACCAAAGGCCTCGTTTTCAAAGCTTTTGTCCTGCAGGAAGCGAACAAGAACGGCGCCGCCGGCAATCTATATGCCTCGGTTTATCTCTGGAATGATGCTGCAGAAGCGGCCGACTTCGTCAGTGGCGACCGCTTCCGGAATGTCATCCGCAGCTTTGGCCGTCCCAGCGTCGAACTATGGCTGCCGCTGGACGCGCGCTCCGGCCCCGCGCAGCAGGCAAAGTCGCTCTATCGCGAAAACATCCCCTTCAAAGACTCGGCGAACGTCGCTGCATTGCGCGCAGAGGAGTGTGAGCGCAATCGCCAATTGGCACACCTGCCTGACACTGTCGCGGTGGTCACCGCAGTAGACTTGTCGACATGGCATCTGGTGCGCCTGCATCTGTCGTCGCAAGAAATTGATGCGACACATCCCGGCGATGCCTACGAGGTGCTGTATCTTGCACGTCCGGAATTGTCCGGTCTGGACGCTGCTGACTGA